One Falsihalocynthiibacter arcticus DNA segment encodes these proteins:
- a CDS encoding RraA family protein, with product MSDFKKFKEIEDRLFTAVIGDVLDVLGYRNQFLPQPIKPLVPGKKLIGRAMTVLEADYPAGSGRGPLSDRPFGLLFEALDDLKEGEIYIATGASFDYALWGGLMTTRATYLKAAGAILNGFIRDCDEIKSLEFSVFSRGSYAQDQGVRGKVVDYRVPISIEGVLVHSGDLIVADDEGVIIIPAQVEDEAIAAALEKVSTENEVAKAIRQGMSTTEAFETFGVM from the coding sequence ATGAGTGATTTTAAAAAGTTTAAAGAAATTGAAGATCGGTTGTTCACCGCGGTTATCGGCGACGTTTTGGATGTTCTGGGCTATAGAAATCAATTCCTGCCACAGCCGATCAAACCCCTCGTTCCGGGTAAAAAACTCATTGGACGCGCGATGACTGTGCTGGAGGCCGACTATCCAGCAGGCTCAGGCCGTGGACCATTATCCGACCGACCTTTTGGCCTTTTGTTCGAAGCTTTGGATGATCTCAAAGAGGGCGAAATTTACATCGCAACGGGCGCTTCCTTTGACTACGCGCTTTGGGGCGGGCTCATGACGACACGCGCAACTTATTTAAAGGCCGCAGGCGCGATTTTGAACGGCTTCATCAGAGATTGTGATGAAATTAAAAGCCTGGAGTTTTCGGTATTCTCGCGTGGTTCCTACGCTCAGGATCAAGGTGTGCGCGGGAAAGTCGTCGACTATCGTGTTCCGATTTCCATCGAGGGCGTTCTTGTCCATTCCGGTGATCTGATCGTTGCGGATGATGAAGGGGTCATCATTATTCCTGCGCAAGTTGAAGATGAGGCCATCGCCGCCGCATTGGAAAAAGTCTCTACCGAAAATGAAGTGGCAAAGGCCATTCGACAGGGCATGTCGACCACTGAAGCCTTCGAAACTTTTGGGGTGATGTGA
- the thrC gene encoding threonine synthase: protein MDYISTRGSAPILTFKEALLVGLAEDGGLYVPQHWPKFSAKKIRSFRGMPYTDVAFHIISAFVDGEIEDALLRKMIDEAYATFHHPAVVPLVQTGADSWVLELFHGPTLAFKDVAMQILAKLMDHILTEQGRRLTIVGATSGDTGGAALEAFKDCEGIDTFFMFPSGKVSDVQRRQMTTIGAANAHAIAIDGSFDDCQSMVKAMFADHGFRDAVQLSAVNSINWGRVMAQTVYYFTAAAALGAPDRDISFTVPTGNFGDIFAGYVAKQMGLGIDRLVIATNENDILSRTLLSGSYTLSEVEVTITPSMDIQISSNFERLLFDAVGRDPSVVKNLMSDLKNKGDYALPESAHRFVTELFSAGSASQPQTLEMMGEVYNRSGYLADPHTAVAMRVAEQAVDQTTPMVTLATAHPAKFPDTVYKATGQSVSVPDWATQRAQNPEILSLIENDLAAVEAFIIDKSRIGSGRNAD, encoded by the coding sequence ATGGACTATATCAGCACGCGCGGAAGCGCACCAATACTGACGTTTAAAGAGGCCTTGCTCGTTGGGCTTGCCGAGGACGGTGGTCTTTATGTTCCCCAACACTGGCCGAAGTTCAGTGCCAAGAAAATACGGTCGTTTCGAGGCATGCCGTATACGGACGTTGCATTCCACATCATCAGTGCCTTTGTCGACGGGGAGATCGAAGACGCACTTCTGCGCAAAATGATCGATGAAGCCTATGCAACGTTTCATCATCCTGCGGTGGTTCCTTTGGTGCAAACCGGTGCGGATAGCTGGGTGCTGGAGTTATTCCATGGTCCGACCCTCGCCTTTAAAGATGTTGCGATGCAAATTCTGGCCAAGTTGATGGACCACATTTTAACCGAGCAAGGACGGCGTCTTACCATTGTTGGTGCAACGTCTGGCGACACAGGTGGCGCCGCGCTTGAGGCCTTTAAAGACTGCGAAGGGATCGACACATTCTTTATGTTTCCGAGTGGCAAGGTTTCGGATGTTCAGCGTCGGCAAATGACGACCATTGGCGCCGCAAACGCCCATGCAATCGCAATCGACGGATCGTTTGATGACTGCCAAAGCATGGTCAAAGCAATGTTTGCGGACCACGGGTTTCGGGATGCGGTGCAACTGTCTGCGGTTAATTCTATCAACTGGGGGCGGGTCATGGCCCAAACGGTGTATTATTTCACGGCTGCCGCTGCTTTGGGGGCGCCAGATCGGGATATATCCTTCACCGTTCCGACCGGAAACTTTGGCGATATCTTTGCGGGGTATGTGGCAAAACAAATGGGGTTGGGTATTGATCGGCTAGTGATTGCGACCAACGAAAACGATATCCTGAGCCGCACGCTCTTGAGCGGTTCCTACACACTCTCCGAGGTCGAAGTTACCATCACACCGTCAATGGATATTCAGATTTCCTCCAATTTTGAGCGCCTTTTGTTCGATGCTGTTGGGCGAGACCCGAGTGTTGTTAAAAATCTCATGTCGGATTTGAAAAACAAAGGGGATTATGCGCTCCCTGAAAGCGCGCATCGCTTTGTAACGGAGCTTTTTAGTGCTGGCTCCGCAAGTCAGCCTCAAACCCTAGAAATGATGGGCGAGGTTTACAATCGCTCAGGATACCTTGCGGACCCGCACACGGCGGTGGCAATGCGCGTTGCAGAACAAGCAGTTGATCAGACCACGCCAATGGTCACCCTTGCGACCGCGCATCCCGCCAAATTCCCTGATACAGTGTATAAGGCAACGGGGCAGTCGGTAAGCGTGCCCGATTGGGCCACGCAAAGAGCGCAGAATCCGGAAATCCTAAGTCTGATCGAGAATGATCTTGCCGCAGTTGAGGCCTTCATTATCGACAAATCGCGCATTGGGTCCGGTCGCAACGCCGATTAA
- a CDS encoding sugar ABC transporter substrate-binding protein: protein MKRTTLKGLVTAATLTAAMSSAAIAADLKIAYTGYSTDNTFWIGVANSAAATAKEMGVELIDMTASSPDAAAQKDAVDRAINMGVDGIIIGAVDNRAFDASLDMAAKKGIPVVAVDTGIEHEHVKSLVQTDNLAAAGLAGDYIVSKIDGGTVLILGGSAGHQTGNARRDGVLNAAEAAGHEVIFQICDWQDACAYETTINFLQSNPDIRAIFGAWDPGALAAVSAANELGKLDDLVIVGFDGNPANLASIEANEQSATIKQDNVRMGAEAVANVIGLIKGEEVPAFTPIDGILITSDNVAEFK, encoded by the coding sequence ATGAAACGAACAACCCTAAAAGGCCTCGTAACTGCCGCAACACTGACGGCTGCAATGTCCAGCGCGGCCATCGCTGCCGATCTTAAGATTGCCTATACGGGCTATTCTACGGACAATACCTTCTGGATCGGTGTTGCGAATTCCGCAGCGGCGACAGCAAAAGAAATGGGCGTTGAGCTGATCGACATGACAGCCTCTTCCCCCGATGCCGCAGCTCAAAAAGACGCCGTAGATCGCGCCATCAATATGGGCGTCGACGGTATCATTATTGGCGCTGTTGATAACCGCGCCTTTGACGCATCCCTTGATATGGCAGCGAAAAAAGGCATTCCCGTCGTTGCTGTTGATACCGGAATTGAACACGAGCACGTTAAAAGCCTCGTTCAAACTGACAACCTTGCCGCTGCTGGACTTGCGGGTGACTATATCGTCAGCAAGATTGATGGCGGTACTGTTTTGATCCTTGGCGGCTCTGCGGGTCACCAAACGGGCAATGCACGTCGCGACGGTGTTCTGAATGCTGCCGAAGCTGCCGGCCATGAAGTCATCTTCCAAATCTGCGATTGGCAGGACGCTTGTGCGTATGAAACCACAATCAACTTCTTGCAATCCAACCCAGATATCCGTGCGATTTTCGGCGCATGGGACCCAGGCGCACTTGCCGCGGTTTCCGCAGCAAACGAGCTTGGAAAATTGGACGATCTGGTCATCGTTGGATTTGACGGCAACCCTGCCAACTTGGCCTCCATCGAAGCCAACGAGCAAAGCGCTACTATCAAGCAAGACAACGTCCGGATGGGCGCTGAAGCTGTAGCCAATGTTATTGGTCTGATCAAAGGCGAAGAAGTTCCAGCGTTTACGCCAATCGACGGAATTTTGATCACCTCCGACAATGTTGCAGAATTTAAATAA
- a CDS encoding SDR family NAD(P)-dependent oxidoreductase, translated as MTSTSSLERIYSLKGRTALVTGGGTGLGKAIATCLAQAGAKVIIAGRRAEVLESACKDIGHGCCSLPLNLEKTDTIAAFAQTLATRFGPVDILVNNAGNTVKKPFEESSLEDFDSVFDVHVRGALELTRAIIKQMLVEEREGSILFTSSMTAYIGQPMVSGYTISKTAINGVVRALSAEFAGRGIRVNGVAPGWIDTELYRAATSGDAARQTKILSRIPMGKLGDPEDIGWSCAFLASAAAKYVTGQVILVDGGGATGF; from the coding sequence ATGACCAGCACCAGTTCGCTCGAGAGAATTTATAGCCTCAAAGGGCGAACTGCGTTGGTCACGGGCGGCGGCACAGGGCTTGGTAAGGCGATCGCCACCTGCCTCGCACAGGCTGGCGCAAAGGTCATTATCGCTGGACGCCGCGCGGAGGTTCTTGAATCCGCTTGCAAAGACATTGGGCACGGATGCTGCTCCCTGCCTCTGAATTTGGAGAAAACTGACACGATTGCTGCCTTCGCACAAACCCTCGCAACCCGCTTTGGCCCCGTCGATATTTTGGTGAATAATGCGGGAAATACGGTAAAAAAGCCGTTTGAGGAGTCCTCTCTGGAGGATTTCGACAGCGTTTTTGACGTCCATGTGCGCGGCGCGCTCGAACTTACCCGCGCTATTATCAAGCAAATGTTGGTGGAGGAGCGGGAAGGATCAATCCTGTTTACCTCCTCCATGACGGCCTATATCGGCCAGCCGATGGTGTCGGGATATACTATTTCAAAAACCGCGATTAATGGCGTCGTTCGGGCATTATCCGCAGAATTCGCGGGGCGGGGAATTCGCGTGAACGGGGTCGCTCCCGGATGGATCGACACAGAGCTTTACAGGGCGGCGACCAGTGGCGATGCCGCCCGCCAAACCAAGATCCTGAGCCGTATCCCAATGGGCAAGCTTGGCGATCCTGAAGATATCGGTTGGTCCTGCGCTTTCCTTGCCTCGGCGGCCGCCAAATATGTTACGGGCCAAGTTATCCTAGTGGATGGCGGCGGCGCGACAGGTTTTTAG
- a CDS encoding LysR family transcriptional regulator: protein MEIKWLEDLLALAASGNFRIAAEQRNVSQPAFSRRIQALEAWVGTCLVDRKSQPACLTDAGATFAVVAQTIVSAAYHSREDILAKVSLEKQKIRFSTLSTLAQYFMPAWLKDLQPFIDTDQFVVRTDFETIPQYLVGLEENVVDLFISYENPKAGFYSDPKKFTSLTLGQEALVPVVAPDATGAPLWWLPDRPTDPVPYLHTASSLSLWPVAGHLEKHYGDLTFTTVYEACIATSVKAMAVEGYGVAWIPSFMVADDLANGRLVRAAGIADDIIVDINIYRCKDFNEPKVAAFWRALLEKQVGSVT from the coding sequence TTGGAAATTAAATGGCTGGAAGATCTGTTGGCACTTGCGGCCAGTGGCAATTTTCGCATAGCTGCCGAGCAACGTAACGTCTCGCAACCAGCATTCAGCCGCAGAATTCAGGCGCTTGAGGCGTGGGTAGGTACCTGCTTGGTTGACCGAAAAAGCCAGCCTGCATGCCTCACGGACGCGGGGGCGACTTTTGCCGTTGTCGCTCAAACAATCGTCAGCGCTGCCTATCACTCGCGCGAAGACATTTTGGCCAAAGTATCGCTTGAGAAACAGAAAATCCGGTTCTCGACGCTCAGCACACTGGCCCAGTATTTCATGCCCGCGTGGCTAAAAGACCTTCAGCCGTTTATTGACACCGATCAGTTTGTTGTGCGCACCGATTTTGAAACGATTCCGCAATATCTTGTGGGGCTTGAAGAAAACGTTGTGGACCTGTTTATCTCCTATGAGAACCCAAAAGCAGGGTTTTACAGCGACCCGAAAAAGTTTACCTCGCTCACGTTGGGGCAGGAGGCCTTGGTGCCAGTCGTCGCCCCTGATGCCACTGGCGCGCCGCTTTGGTGGCTGCCAGACAGGCCAACGGATCCGGTCCCCTATCTTCATACCGCGTCGTCGCTCTCCCTTTGGCCTGTCGCGGGGCATCTTGAGAAACACTATGGCGATTTAACGTTCACGACGGTCTATGAAGCCTGCATCGCGACGAGCGTAAAAGCTATGGCGGTTGAGGGCTATGGTGTTGCTTGGATTCCCAGCTTTATGGTCGCAGATGACTTGGCCAATGGGCGCCTTGTGCGCGCCGCAGGTATTGCTGACGACATTATTGTCGACATCAACATCTATCGTTGCAAGGATTTCAACGAACCGAAAGTCGCCGCGTTCTGGCGGGCCTTACTTGAGAAGCAGGTAGGTTCTGTTACCTAA
- a CDS encoding zinc-binding alcohol dehydrogenase family protein, producing the protein MKALVIEKIGQAGFREIDAPQPKADEVLIDVKHVGLCGSDLNTFRGTNPLSKLPRIPGHEIGGVIRSAGSEVPVEFSNGASVIVIPYSTCGKCSSCLNGRENACKYNETLGVQKDGGMSTSIVVHHDRLIRNDQLKPAHLALVEPLSVGFHAVARGRVSEKDTVVVLGGGMIGVGAMLGAKARGARVIAVEVSEEKHAPLLGLGVDHVINPMKEDLEKTLATLTNGNGADVVVEAVGLPETFRAAIDLVCFSGRVVYVGYAKSEVSYNTSLFNLKELDILGSRNATRADFDAVIAFISGQEELASSLISRVFPWAEADQAFEYWEANRNKTFKVMINLADG; encoded by the coding sequence ATGAAAGCTTTGGTAATTGAAAAAATTGGACAGGCTGGGTTTCGCGAAATCGACGCACCTCAACCCAAAGCGGATGAAGTGCTGATTGATGTTAAGCATGTGGGGCTGTGTGGGAGCGATTTGAACACATTTCGTGGTACCAACCCTCTGTCAAAATTGCCCAGAATTCCAGGTCACGAAATTGGCGGTGTCATTCGCTCCGCAGGCAGTGAGGTTCCCGTCGAATTTTCCAACGGCGCATCGGTCATTGTCATCCCCTATTCGACCTGTGGTAAATGCTCTTCCTGTCTGAATGGCCGCGAAAACGCGTGTAAATATAACGAAACGCTTGGCGTTCAAAAAGACGGCGGGATGTCGACCAGCATTGTGGTCCACCACGACCGTTTGATCCGAAATGACCAATTGAAGCCTGCACATCTTGCCCTTGTAGAGCCGCTGTCTGTTGGCTTTCATGCCGTCGCCCGTGGGCGGGTGAGCGAAAAGGATACTGTCGTCGTTTTGGGCGGTGGAATGATCGGGGTCGGCGCAATGCTCGGCGCAAAGGCGCGCGGCGCGCGGGTTATTGCTGTTGAAGTGAGCGAAGAAAAACACGCTCCTCTTCTTGGACTCGGTGTCGATCACGTGATCAACCCTATGAAAGAAGATCTGGAGAAAACCCTCGCTACGCTAACCAATGGCAACGGAGCGGATGTCGTGGTCGAGGCCGTGGGGCTTCCCGAAACTTTTCGCGCGGCGATTGATTTGGTCTGTTTCTCTGGGCGCGTTGTCTATGTCGGCTATGCCAAATCAGAAGTGAGCTACAACACATCCTTGTTCAACCTCAAAGAGCTCGACATCCTTGGTTCCCGCAACGCCACGCGGGCCGATTTCGATGCCGTTATCGCGTTTATTTCTGGTCAAGAGGAACTGGCCTCAAGTTTGATTTCGCGCGTATTTCCATGGGCAGAGGCAGATCAGGCTTTTGAATACTGGGAAGCCAATCGCAACAAGACCTTCAAAGTAATGATTAATCTGGCAGATGGCTAA
- a CDS encoding amino acid ABC transporter substrate-binding protein, which translates to MKRKSQIVTLAALSTVAVMGASVASAESTLEIVKERGNLRCQVGPPSAGYYNLDSEGVWYGLDVAMCKAVAAAVFGDATKVEIQSVSSQARFTALANGESDMLSRTATWTLSRDTQLGIDFLPPNFYDGQGFTVRRDSGITSALELKGAKVCVTTGTTNELNLTDFSRTNDLGISNVTFEDFNVRDDTYLNGGCDAVTGDKSSMAGNIASFPVPSDHMILPETLSKEPLAPAVRHGDNQWADIVRWSVFALINAEELGITQANVDEMLATSTDPNVLRMLGAEGNLNEGLGLEPDWAYNIIKQVGNYGELYEAYMGGGELGIGIDRAGTLNALWTDGGLMYSPPMR; encoded by the coding sequence ATGAAACGAAAATCTCAAATTGTGACGCTTGCAGCTCTAAGCACAGTTGCCGTCATGGGCGCTTCTGTTGCCTCGGCTGAGAGCACTTTGGAAATTGTCAAAGAACGCGGAAATCTGCGTTGCCAGGTTGGGCCGCCTTCGGCAGGGTATTATAACCTCGACAGTGAAGGCGTTTGGTACGGGCTTGACGTTGCGATGTGCAAAGCCGTTGCTGCCGCCGTATTCGGCGATGCCACAAAAGTGGAAATTCAATCTGTGTCGAGCCAAGCGCGGTTTACCGCTTTGGCAAATGGCGAAAGCGATATGTTGTCGCGCACGGCAACATGGACACTGTCGCGTGACACCCAGTTGGGCATCGATTTTCTGCCGCCCAACTTCTATGATGGACAAGGCTTTACCGTTCGTCGCGATAGCGGCATTACCAGCGCGCTGGAGCTGAAAGGCGCCAAGGTTTGCGTGACCACCGGTACCACTAACGAGTTGAATTTAACGGACTTCAGCCGCACCAACGATCTTGGCATTTCAAATGTTACCTTTGAAGACTTCAACGTTCGCGACGATACTTATCTGAATGGTGGGTGTGATGCGGTGACGGGTGACAAATCCTCGATGGCAGGCAATATCGCGTCTTTCCCAGTGCCTTCTGATCACATGATCTTGCCTGAAACCCTGTCAAAAGAACCGCTCGCTCCTGCAGTACGTCATGGCGACAACCAATGGGCCGATATCGTGCGCTGGAGCGTTTTCGCGCTGATCAACGCCGAAGAATTGGGCATTACCCAAGCTAACGTCGATGAGATGCTGGCGACCTCGACAGACCCAAATGTTCTTCGCATGCTGGGAGCCGAAGGCAACCTGAACGAAGGGTTGGGACTAGAGCCTGATTGGGCTTACAACATCATCAAACAGGTCGGCAATTACGGCGAACTTTATGAGGCCTACATGGGCGGCGGCGAGCTGGGCATCGGGATCGACCGTGCCGGTACGCTGAACGCGCTTTGGACTGATGGCGGGTTAATGTATTCGCCCCCCATGCGCTAA
- a CDS encoding helix-turn-helix domain-containing protein, whose protein sequence is MSSNHEITLRLASRLKDERKEKGLSLDALAKLSGVSRSMLSQIERGESSPTVASLWNLTRALNVDFAELLDEKSSTIGPILDVVRGESTPVIHNKTARCLIRILSAPEDVGDTEVYDIHFEKGASLDSSPHKAGCVESLTVLEGRLEVTTDDQSENVTAGDTIRYVADKEHAIRAPEKSRAILVVKNA, encoded by the coding sequence ATGTCGTCAAATCACGAAATTACACTCCGTTTGGCGAGTCGTCTCAAAGATGAGCGCAAGGAGAAGGGATTGAGTCTGGATGCATTGGCCAAACTTTCTGGTGTATCCCGATCTATGCTGTCCCAAATCGAACGCGGTGAATCCAGCCCGACGGTTGCGAGTCTTTGGAACCTCACGCGTGCTTTGAACGTTGATTTCGCGGAACTGCTCGATGAGAAAAGTAGCACAATCGGTCCCATCCTTGATGTGGTGCGGGGCGAAAGTACGCCCGTTATTCACAACAAAACCGCGCGCTGCTTGATCCGAATACTGAGTGCGCCAGAAGATGTTGGCGACACCGAAGTATATGATATTCATTTCGAAAAGGGCGCGAGCCTGGATAGCTCCCCCCACAAAGCGGGCTGTGTGGAATCCCTAACCGTGCTAGAGGGACGCTTGGAAGTGACGACGGATGATCAAAGCGAAAACGTGACCGCAGGGGATACAATTCGCTACGTGGCGGATAAGGAACACGCCATTCGCGCGCCCGAAAAGTCTCGGGCAATATTGGTGGTAAAAAACGCCTAA
- a CDS encoding glycine C-acetyltransferase, giving the protein MTSQFLDHITTTLESIQAEGLMKREREILSPQSGSITVGHSEKGPTRMVNLCANNYLGLADDARLISAAKAAMDSHGYGMASVRFICGTQDIHRELEQKLAKFLGKEDAILFAACFDANGGLFEPLLTADDAIISDSLNHASIIDGVRLCKAKRYRYANSDMGDLEAQLKQAQSDGARFIMIATDGVFSMDGYLAKLPEIVTLAERYGALVMVDDCHSTGFMGPDGAGTPSHFGVDVDILTGTLGKALGGALGGYIAGPQQVVDLLRQRARPYLFSNSLPPAIVAAGIEALRIVEEGADLRAKLFENADYWREGLTSLGFELLPGTHPIIPVMLGEAQLAQDMAAHLNDNGVYVAGFFFPVVPKGQARIRTQMSSALSRDDLDFALEAFMKAGRATGVLA; this is encoded by the coding sequence ATGACGAGCCAATTCTTAGACCACATCACCACAACTCTGGAAAGCATTCAAGCAGAAGGCTTGATGAAGCGCGAGCGCGAAATCCTCTCGCCGCAGAGTGGCAGCATCACAGTCGGGCATTCCGAAAAAGGCCCGACCCGCATGGTGAACCTATGTGCCAACAACTATCTGGGACTGGCCGACGATGCCCGACTGATATCCGCCGCCAAAGCGGCGATGGATAGTCACGGCTATGGCATGGCCTCGGTGCGGTTCATTTGTGGCACGCAGGACATTCACCGTGAACTTGAACAGAAGCTCGCTAAGTTTCTTGGCAAGGAAGACGCCATCCTTTTCGCGGCTTGTTTTGATGCGAATGGCGGCTTGTTTGAACCCCTTCTTACTGCTGATGACGCGATCATTTCCGATAGCCTGAACCACGCTTCGATCATCGACGGGGTGCGCCTCTGCAAAGCGAAACGCTACCGCTACGCCAATTCCGATATGGGGGATTTAGAGGCGCAGCTTAAACAAGCGCAAAGCGACGGTGCTCGGTTTATCATGATCGCGACGGATGGTGTGTTTTCCATGGATGGCTATCTTGCCAAGCTTCCCGAGATTGTGACGCTTGCCGAACGTTATGGCGCGTTGGTGATGGTGGATGATTGCCATTCCACTGGGTTCATGGGGCCTGACGGTGCGGGGACACCATCGCATTTTGGTGTCGATGTGGATATCCTGACAGGTACGCTTGGCAAGGCGCTTGGCGGCGCGCTGGGCGGTTACATTGCGGGACCACAGCAGGTCGTTGACCTTTTGCGGCAACGGGCGCGCCCCTACCTTTTCTCCAACTCGCTGCCGCCTGCGATTGTTGCTGCGGGGATCGAAGCCTTGCGGATCGTAGAGGAGGGCGCCGACCTCAGGGCCAAGTTGTTTGAAAACGCCGACTACTGGCGCGAAGGCCTCACATCGCTTGGATTTGAGCTCCTTCCGGGCACACACCCGATCATTCCTGTGATGCTCGGTGAGGCCCAGCTTGCCCAAGATATGGCGGCGCACCTAAATGATAACGGTGTCTATGTCGCTGGTTTCTTTTTTCCGGTCGTGCCCAAAGGGCAGGCGCGCATTCGCACACAGATGAGCAGTGCTTTATCGCGTGATGACCTCGATTTTGCGCTGGAGGCCTTTATGAAGGCAGGGCGCGCGACAGGAGTATTGGCATGA
- the tdh gene encoding L-threonine 3-dehydrogenase: MTNLMKALVKAKPEQGLWMERHAVPEIGPDDVLIRIKKTGICGTDIHIWNWDEWAQKTVPVPMITGHEFAGEIVEVGKNVSDLELGQRCSGEGHLIGKNSRQSRAGKFHLDPSTRGIGVNVQGAFAEYLCLPAFNVVPLPDDISDDIGAILDPLGNAVHTALSFDLSGEDVLITGAGPIGIMAAAVARHAGARNIVITDINTDRLALAEKVADVVPVNAATEDLKDVITRLKMRQGFDVGMEMSGNQAALDQMVDAMVMGGRIALLGIPSSKAPFDWSRIVFKAITIKGVYGREIFETWHKMIAMLQSGLDVSRVITHRFPVDEFRTGFETMKAGSSGKVVLDWTAS; this comes from the coding sequence ATGACAAACCTCATGAAAGCACTGGTGAAAGCAAAGCCGGAACAAGGCTTGTGGATGGAACGCCACGCCGTGCCTGAAATTGGCCCAGACGACGTTCTGATCCGGATTAAAAAAACCGGAATTTGCGGTACTGATATTCATATTTGGAATTGGGATGAATGGGCCCAAAAAACTGTGCCTGTCCCAATGATCACAGGGCATGAATTTGCCGGTGAGATCGTGGAAGTGGGCAAAAACGTCTCGGACCTTGAGCTTGGGCAAAGATGCTCTGGCGAGGGGCATCTGATAGGTAAAAACAGCCGCCAATCGCGGGCGGGAAAATTCCACCTTGATCCCAGTACCCGCGGCATTGGCGTGAATGTGCAAGGCGCGTTTGCGGAATACCTATGTTTGCCCGCCTTCAATGTTGTGCCCCTTCCGGATGATATCAGCGATGATATCGGTGCCATTCTCGACCCGTTAGGCAATGCTGTGCACACTGCGCTGTCTTTTGATCTGTCGGGCGAAGACGTTTTAATAACTGGCGCGGGCCCCATTGGCATCATGGCCGCGGCTGTCGCCCGTCATGCTGGGGCGCGCAATATCGTTATTACCGACATAAATACGGATCGGCTCGCCTTGGCTGAGAAGGTCGCAGATGTGGTGCCGGTGAACGCGGCAACTGAGGACCTGAAGGACGTCATTACGCGACTGAAAATGCGCCAAGGCTTTGATGTTGGGATGGAAATGTCTGGAAATCAGGCCGCGTTGGACCAAATGGTGGACGCCATGGTCATGGGCGGGCGCATCGCGCTTTTGGGCATTCCATCTAGCAAAGCGCCCTTTGACTGGTCTCGCATCGTGTTCAAAGCAATCACGATTAAGGGCGTCTATGGTCGTGAGATATTTGAGACTTGGCACAAGATGATTGCGATGTTGCAAAGCGGGCTTGATGTGAGCCGCGTCATCACGCATCGCTTTCCTGTTGATGAGTTTAGAACCGGCTTTGAAACCATGAAGGCAGGTTCAAGTGGAAAAGTAGTCCTCGACTGGACCGCCTCCTAA